Proteins encoded by one window of Anoplopoma fimbria isolate UVic2021 breed Golden Eagle Sablefish chromosome 23, Afim_UVic_2022, whole genome shotgun sequence:
- the tfec gene encoding LOW QUALITY PROTEIN: transcription factor EC (The sequence of the model RefSeq protein was modified relative to this genomic sequence to represent the inferred CDS: inserted 1 base in 1 codon): MSRCCLVKVTTLTEIQLLQVQSHLENSKFHLHQTQNQQVKQYLTLGSKLASSAGQGHAVLHPHAHGQPLATVPIMRNGHMPSVSDGSNPNSPVTLLSMANHDSEFPMDEVIDDLISLESGFNDGGLDCMESNIIMQNNVSLSGSMLDIYGGEPVHDTRVMAKERQKKDNHNLIERRRRYNINYRIKELGTLIPKSNDPDMRWNKGTILKASVEYIKWLQKEQQHARELESRQKKLEQANRRLLLRIQELEIQARAHGLPNMASALGTVELSSHLLKXQQQQQQQQSSPQAQQPQQPPLYQEDPSSDYLQRIAGVPSSLPAAAGPQDHIPGADGCTTFSDPLSHFTDFFSATLKEEHRLDAILMDDPLSPFGTDPLLSAGSPEAASKDSSRRSSFSSAEDDDL, encoded by the exons ATGAGTCGCTGTTGCCTGGTCAAAGTGACCACCTTGACAGAGATCCAACTTCTACAG gtaCAGAGCCACCTGGAGAACTCCAAGTTCCACCTCCATCAGACTCAGAACCAGCAGGTCAAGCAGTACCTGACTCTGGGCTCAAAGCTGGCCTCGTCGGCCGGGCAGGGCCACGCCGTTCTGCATCCACACGCCCATGGCCAGCCGCTGGCCACCGTGCCGATCATGAGGAACGGACACATGCCCTCTGTCAGTGACGGCAGCAACCCCAACAGCCCTGTTACCCTGCTCAGTATGGCCAATCACGACAGTGAG ttCCCAATGGATGAAGTTATTGATGACCTAATAAGTCTTGAATCTGGCTTCAATGATGGAGGCTTGGATTGCATGGAGTCTAACATCATAATGCAAAACAAT GTGTCCCTCAGTGGCAGCATGCTGGATATCTATGGGGGTGAACCAG TACATGACACAAGAGTGATGgccaaagagagacagaaaaaagacaaccATAATCTGA TTGAAAGGAGGCGGAGATACAACATCAACTACAGGATTAAGGAGCTGGGGACGCTCATACCAAAGTCGAATGACCC GGACATGCGCTGGAACAAAGGCACTATCCTGAAGGCCTCGGTGGAGTACATAAAGTGGCTGCAGAAGGAGCAGCAGCATGCTCGCGAGCTGGAGAGCCGTCAGAAGAAGCTGGAGCAAGCAAACAGGAGACTTCTGCTGAGAATCcag GAGCTTGAGATCCAGGCTCGAGCACATGGCCTCCCAAACATGGCATCAGCTTTGGGGACGGTTGAACTGTCTTCTCACCTCctca agcagcagcagcagcagcagcagcagtcgtCTCCCCAGGCCCAGCAACCCCAGCAGCCCCCCCTCTACCAGGAGGACCCCAGCAGCGACTACCTCCAGAGAATAGCCGGCGTGCCCTCGTCCCTCCCCGCTGCTGCTGGGCCCCAGGATCACATCCCCGGCGCCGACGGCTGCACCACCTTCTCCGACCCGCTGTCCCACTTCACAGACTTCTTCAGCGCTACCCTCAAGGAGGAGCACCGGCTGGACGCGATCCTGATGGATGACCCGCTCTCGCCTTTTGGCACAGACCCGCTCCTCTCAGCCGGCTCACCTGAGGCCGCGTCCAAAGACAGCAGCCGCAGGAGCAGCTTCAGCTCTGCGGAGGATGACGACCTATAA